A window of the Mucilaginibacter sp. cycad4 genome harbors these coding sequences:
- a CDS encoding LacI family DNA-binding transcriptional regulator: protein MPGSEKEITIYDIAEKLKVSAATVSRALKDHPRVNKNTKKKIIKAAEEMGYRSNSFASNLRRKNSNIIGVIVPRLNSSFMSDVIAGIEKVVNDNNYNLIISQSLETMKKEISNARAMLNNRVDGLLVSLAYDTTCIEHFEPFIKRKIPVLFFDRIIEHAHYPQIYIDNFKAAYEVTNHLLEQGCKRIVHITGNQLRNVYAERLRGYKKALEAHQIDFDEQLVIINDLSAKEAAAATEIILQMDPLPDGIFTVNDVSAVSCIQVLKKAGIKIPEQIAIAGFNNDPAACVIEPNLTTVNYKGYEMGEVAANMLINHLTNRQDLQQTHSLILRSELIVRESSSRRK, encoded by the coding sequence ATGCCGGGCAGCGAAAAAGAGATAACCATATATGACATTGCCGAAAAATTAAAGGTTTCGGCAGCTACGGTTAGCCGTGCGCTCAAAGATCATCCGCGGGTTAATAAAAACACCAAAAAGAAGATTATTAAGGCAGCCGAAGAAATGGGTTACCGCTCCAATTCATTCGCCAGCAATTTACGCCGTAAAAACAGCAACATCATCGGCGTTATTGTGCCGCGGCTCAACAGCAGTTTCATGTCGGATGTTATTGCAGGCATCGAAAAAGTGGTGAACGACAATAACTACAACCTCATCATCAGCCAGTCGTTAGAGACGATGAAGAAAGAGATCAGCAACGCCAGGGCTATGCTGAATAACCGGGTTGACGGGCTGCTGGTTTCATTGGCTTATGATACCACCTGCATTGAGCATTTCGAACCTTTTATTAAGCGCAAGATCCCGGTGCTGTTCTTCGACAGGATCATTGAACATGCACATTATCCGCAAATCTATATTGATAACTTCAAAGCCGCTTACGAAGTAACCAACCACCTGCTTGAACAGGGCTGCAAAAGAATAGTACATATTACCGGCAACCAATTGCGCAATGTTTACGCCGAGCGTCTTCGCGGATACAAAAAAGCGCTCGAAGCACACCAAATTGATTTTGATGAGCAACTGGTGATCATCAACGACCTAAGTGCTAAAGAAGCTGCAGCTGCTACCGAAATTATTTTACAAATGGATCCCCTCCCCGATGGCATATTTACAGTTAATGATGTGAGTGCTGTAAGCTGTATACAAGTGCTGAAAAAAGCAGGCATCAAAATTCCCGAACAAATAGCCATAGCCGGTTTTAACAATGACCCGGCAGCGTGCGTGATTGAGCCCAATCTCACTACCGTAAATTATAAAGGATATGAAATGGGCGAAGTTGCCGCCAACATGCTTATCAATCATTTAACAAACCGGCAGGACCTGCAGCAAACGCATAGCCTCATCCTCAGATCGGAATTGATAGTACGCGAATCGTCATCCAGAAGAAAATAA